Proteins encoded in a region of the Podarcis muralis chromosome 6, rPodMur119.hap1.1, whole genome shotgun sequence genome:
- the MFSD1 gene encoding lysosomal dipeptide transporter MFSD1 isoform X4 has protein sequence MAAPVEEEQALLDGDSSPEHDGCPARKPMSALCDPQRLAHRMLVLALMCFLGFGSYFCYDNPAALQTQVQKDMKVNTAEFMALYAWYSWPNVVLCFFGGFLIDRVFGIRWGTIIFSTFVCIGQVIFAVGAICNAFWLMEAGRFVFGIGGESLAVAQNTYAVSWFKGKELNLVFGLQLSMARIGSTVNMNIMGWVYSKAQDLIGSTGHTTLGIALLIGGVSCIFSLLCALILGYLDKRAEKILCKEQGKTGEVIKLTDVKDFSLSLWLIFIICVCYYVAVFPFIGLGKVFFIEKFKFSPQEASAINSIVYIISAPMSPVFGFLVDKVGRNVTWVMCAVVITLASHIMLAFTFWNPWIAMCFLGVAYSLLACALWPMVAFVVPEHQLGTAYGFMQSIQNLGLAIIAIAAGMILDSRGYLFLEIFFSACLCLGLIAVVMLYFVNLLRGGDLNWSAKKREKLQKLAVAEKEI, from the exons ATGGCGGCGCCTGTGGAAGAGGAGCAAGCGCTGCTGGACGGGGActcgtcgccggagcacgatggCTGCCCTGCGAGGAAGCCGATGTCGGCCCTGTGCGACCCGCAGCGGCTGGCTCATCGGATGCTGGTCCTGGCGCTCATGTGCTTTCTGGGCTTCG GCAGCTATTTTTGCTATGACAACCCCGCAGCGTTGCAAACTCAGGTCCAAAAG GATATGAAGGTGAACACAGCTGAATTCATGGCACTGTATGCCTGGTATTCTTGGCCCAATGTGGTTCTCTGTTTCTTTGGAGGCTTTCTGATAGACAGAGTCTTTGGAATAAG GTGGGGCACAATAATATTCAGCACCTTTGTCTGTATTGGACAG GTGATTTTTGCTGTGGGAGCAATATGTAACGCTTTTTGGCTGATGGAAGCCGGCAGATTTGTATTTGG GATTGGTGGAGAGTCCTTAGCTGTGGCGCAAAATACCTATGCTGTCAGTTGGTTTAAAGGAAAAGAATTAAACCTTGTGTTTGGACTGCAACTCAGCATGGCTAGAATT GGGAGCACTGTCAATATGAACATTATGGGATGGGTGTACTCCAAAGCTCAAGATCTGATCGGTTCTACGGGTCACACCACTCTTGGTATAGCTCTCTTGATAG gtggtgtGTCATGTATCTTTTCACTACTCTGTGCTCTCATTCTTGGTTATCTGGATAAAAGAGCAGAGAAAATTCTTTGCAAAGAGCAGGGAAAAACTG GTGAAGTGATAAAATTAACCGATGTGAAAGACTTCTCGCTGTCCTTGTGGCTCATATTTATTATCTGCGTTTGCTACTATGTGGCCGTCTTCCCTTTCATTGGACTTGGAAA GGTTTTCTTCATTGAGAAATTCAAGTTTTCTCCTCAAGAAGCAAGTGCAATCAACAG CATTGTCTATATCATCTCGGCACCCATGTCTCCTGTCTTCGGATTCCTGGTAGACAAAGTTGGAAGGAATGTCACCTGGGTTATGTGTGCTGTAGTGATTACTCTGGCTTCTCATATAATGCTGGCCTTTACCTTCTGGAACCCCTGGATTGCCATG tgtTTCCTGGGAGTGGCTTATTCCCTGCTGGCCTGTGCCTTGTGGCCTATGGTAGCTTTCGTTGTCCCTGAACACCAGCTCGGAACTGCTTATGGCTT CATGCAGTCGATTCAGAACTTGGGCCTGGCCATCATTGCCATCGCAGCTGGCATGATCCTGGATTCCCGGGGCTACCTCTTCCTAGAAATCTTCTTCAGTGCTTGTTTGTGct tgGGCCTCATTGCTGTTGTCATGCTGTACTTtgtgaatctcctcagag